One segment of Trachemys scripta elegans isolate TJP31775 chromosome 1, CAS_Tse_1.0, whole genome shotgun sequence DNA contains the following:
- the CFAP94 gene encoding protein CASC1 isoform X1: MGPKKKKKSGGSGGKKKLSKAERLRLQKEEEERRLIEEEEARLRAEQEEAERLEKERIVREERERLEAKDQERRGTELAELHSLEENFLSARQWKADYRAHAKWEHYMQCDGSPDPAVPQEINTFMSLWQENKNEDIEFVIKKGNQVLNLIEKLNFLLLDTPPNELIEKVIIQYQESILELQSLLHQKYNEATEHLLKKASTFADSDSGNMDVVIKDKNITFCIWGNLKKNPRFKNHMFCDAENGFDLPKTVATSDVAVRILHTHYDHISPLQLIPKLHLKVQAPESKPELTVLYDMKEEKEEEQKSGEDSSLVIEKESDGRKSAISFKDITKIDPGENEKLEEESDKKLENVSTISGVQVAPLQVATDEKEEEIIGENIVDLHQFTPVGGVYLIDALKLPPQAKQIKGWTMVELLDIGLETYPYPPESEETEDATYPRIGVILRLLDSVIFFEEPMVARWDSAGKQWRTDGISDIKYKMKEKQISFEMDAFYTITLIQDAHLNMPYQSWELRPNGTDELLFTVVTAFAEVQMQIKGNQCMLSSVMVDGSEQLSHLTGKWTSLIDLIIALKKAGVNIFPSDYSYKYVCVNKKTPLAEFTTYQQMALVASAFAFSWSKWNLASGQDQVVFKVSEHLKTDAVKDEDWSLYMFNGQRAQRLRISETSEAFSEDLAENTEFHSTLYHLIKDFASEEAIEKVKKASCLFIDAISQLLIATRVLTYS, translated from the exons AGGAAGCCCGTTTACGAGCTGAACAAGAAGAAGCAGAAAGACTTGAAAAGGAGAGAATTGTGCgagaggagagggaaagactTGAAGCAAAA GATCAAGAGCGGAGAGGGACTGAACTTGCAGAACTCCATTCATTAGAAGAGAACTTTTTGTCAGCAAGGCAGTGGAAAGCAGATTATAGAGCACATGCTAAG tgGGAGCATTACATGCAATGTGATGGGAGTCCTGACCCAGCTGTGCCCCAAGAAATTAACACTTTCATGAGCTTGtggcaagaaaataaaaatgaggatATTGAGTTTGTGATCAAGAAAGGAAACCAAGTGCTAAAT TTAATCGAGAAGTTGAATTTTCTGTTATTGGACACACCGCCAAATGAGCTAATAGAAAAGGTCATCATTCAGTACCAGGAGTCAATTCTGGAATTGCAGAGTCTTCTTCATCAGAAATACAACGAAGCAACAGAGCACCTACTTAAA AAGGCTAGTACTTTCGCAGATTCTGACAGTGGAAATATGGATGTGGTCATAAAAGATAAAAATATCActttctgtatttggggaaaccTCAAGAAGAATCCAAG atttaaaaatcaTATGTTTTGTGATGCAGAAAATGGATTTGATCTTCCAAAGACAGTGGCCACAAGTGATGTTGCTGTCCGCATCTTGCACACTCATTATGATCATATTTCCCCACTACAACTCATTCCCAAACTGCATTTAAAGGTGCAAGCCCCAGAAAGCAAACCAGAATTAACTGTGCTTTATgatatgaaagaagaaaaagaagaggaacAAAAGAGTGGGGAAGACAGCAGCCTGGTAATTGAAAAGGAATCTGATGGAAGAAAG agtgCCATCTCTTTCAAAGACATTACTAAAATCGATCCTGGTGAAAATGAGAAGCTAGAAGAGGAATCTGATAAGAAATTAGAAAATGTTAGCACCATTTCAGGAG TTCAGGTTGCACCACTGCAGGTGGCCACTGATGAAAAAGAAGAAGAGATAATTGGCGAAAATATAGTTGATTTGCACCAGTTCACACCAGTGGGTGGAGTGTACCTTATTGATGCACTGAAGCTCCCACCTCAAGCCAAACAAATCAAAGGCTGGACCATGGTGGAA TTACTCGATATAGGATTGGAGACATATCCGTATCCTCCAGAATCAGAAGAAACTGAAGATGCCACATATCCACGTATAGGGGTGATTCTTAGACTTCTTGACAGTGTGATATTTTTTGAGGAACCTATGGTTGCCAGATGGGATTCTGCAG GCAAACAATGGAGAACTGATGGTATCAGTGACATAAAgtacaaaatgaaagagaaacaaaTCTCTTTTGAGATGGATGCTTTTTATACAATCACACTGATTCAGGATGCTCACCTCAATATGCCATACCAGTCATGGGAACTGAGACCTAATGGCACAGATGAATTACTTTTCACGGTTGTTACAGCCTTTGCAGAAGTTCAAATGCAAATTAAG GGTAATCAGTGTATGCTGTCTTCAGTCATGGTGGATGGGAGTGAACAACTTTCCCACTTGACAGGAAAATGGACATCTCTAATTGACCTGATCATTGCTTTGAAAAAGGCTGGTGTGAACATTTTCCCATCAGACTACTCTTACAAGTACGTCTGCGTGAACAAGAAG ACTCCACTAGCAGAATTCACAACTTATCAACAGATGGCGCTGGTTGCATCTGCTTTTGCTTTCAGTTGGAGCAAGTGGAATCTGGCATCTGGTCAAGATCAAGTAGTTTTTAAG GTGAGCGAACACCTTAAAACAGATGCTGTTAAAGATGAAGACTGGTCCCTTTACATGTTTAATGGTCAGCGAGCACAAAGGCTCAGAATCAGTGAAACTAGTGAAGCCTTCTCAGAAGATCTAGCGGAAAATACTGAATTTCATTCTACTCTCTACCATCTGATCAAAGATTTTGCCAGTGAAGAAGCAATTGAAAAAGTAAAGAAAGCCAGTTGCCTATTTATTGATGCTATATCTCAGCTACTCATCGCTACTAGAGTGTTAACATACTCTTAA
- the CFAP94 gene encoding protein CASC1 isoform X3, which yields MGPKKKKKSGGSGGKKKLSKAERLRLQKEEEERRLIEEEEARLRAEQEEAERLEKERIVREERERLEAKDQERRGTELAELHSLEENFLSARQWKADYRAHAKWEHYMQCDGSPDPAVPQEINTFMSLWQENKNEDIEFVIKKGNQVLNLIEKLNFLLLDTPPNELIEKVIIQYQESILELQSLLHQKYNEATEHLLKKASTFADSDSGNMDVVIKDKNITFCIWGNLKKNPRFKNHMFCDAENGFDLPKTVATSDVAVRILHTHYDHISPLQLIPKLHLKVQAPESKPELTVLYDMKEEKEEEQKSGEDSSLVIEKESDGRKSAISFKDITKIDPGENEKLEEESDKKLENVSTISGVQVAPLQVATDEKEEEIIGENIVDLHQFTPVGGVYLIDALKLPPQAKQIKGWTMVELLDIGLETYPYPPESEETEDATYPRIGVILRLLDSVIFFEEPMVARWDSAGKQWRTDGISDIKYKMKEKQISFEMDAFYTITLIQDAHLNMPYQSWELRPNGTDELLFTVVTAFAEVQMQIKGNQCMLSSVMVDGSEQLSHLTGKWTSLIDLIIALKKAGVNIFPSDYSYKYVCVNKKVSEHLKTDAVKDEDWSLYMFNGQRAQRLRISETSEAFSEDLAENTEFHSTLYHLIKDFASEEAIEKVKKASCLFIDAISQLLIATRVLTYS from the exons AGGAAGCCCGTTTACGAGCTGAACAAGAAGAAGCAGAAAGACTTGAAAAGGAGAGAATTGTGCgagaggagagggaaagactTGAAGCAAAA GATCAAGAGCGGAGAGGGACTGAACTTGCAGAACTCCATTCATTAGAAGAGAACTTTTTGTCAGCAAGGCAGTGGAAAGCAGATTATAGAGCACATGCTAAG tgGGAGCATTACATGCAATGTGATGGGAGTCCTGACCCAGCTGTGCCCCAAGAAATTAACACTTTCATGAGCTTGtggcaagaaaataaaaatgaggatATTGAGTTTGTGATCAAGAAAGGAAACCAAGTGCTAAAT TTAATCGAGAAGTTGAATTTTCTGTTATTGGACACACCGCCAAATGAGCTAATAGAAAAGGTCATCATTCAGTACCAGGAGTCAATTCTGGAATTGCAGAGTCTTCTTCATCAGAAATACAACGAAGCAACAGAGCACCTACTTAAA AAGGCTAGTACTTTCGCAGATTCTGACAGTGGAAATATGGATGTGGTCATAAAAGATAAAAATATCActttctgtatttggggaaaccTCAAGAAGAATCCAAG atttaaaaatcaTATGTTTTGTGATGCAGAAAATGGATTTGATCTTCCAAAGACAGTGGCCACAAGTGATGTTGCTGTCCGCATCTTGCACACTCATTATGATCATATTTCCCCACTACAACTCATTCCCAAACTGCATTTAAAGGTGCAAGCCCCAGAAAGCAAACCAGAATTAACTGTGCTTTATgatatgaaagaagaaaaagaagaggaacAAAAGAGTGGGGAAGACAGCAGCCTGGTAATTGAAAAGGAATCTGATGGAAGAAAG agtgCCATCTCTTTCAAAGACATTACTAAAATCGATCCTGGTGAAAATGAGAAGCTAGAAGAGGAATCTGATAAGAAATTAGAAAATGTTAGCACCATTTCAGGAG TTCAGGTTGCACCACTGCAGGTGGCCACTGATGAAAAAGAAGAAGAGATAATTGGCGAAAATATAGTTGATTTGCACCAGTTCACACCAGTGGGTGGAGTGTACCTTATTGATGCACTGAAGCTCCCACCTCAAGCCAAACAAATCAAAGGCTGGACCATGGTGGAA TTACTCGATATAGGATTGGAGACATATCCGTATCCTCCAGAATCAGAAGAAACTGAAGATGCCACATATCCACGTATAGGGGTGATTCTTAGACTTCTTGACAGTGTGATATTTTTTGAGGAACCTATGGTTGCCAGATGGGATTCTGCAG GCAAACAATGGAGAACTGATGGTATCAGTGACATAAAgtacaaaatgaaagagaaacaaaTCTCTTTTGAGATGGATGCTTTTTATACAATCACACTGATTCAGGATGCTCACCTCAATATGCCATACCAGTCATGGGAACTGAGACCTAATGGCACAGATGAATTACTTTTCACGGTTGTTACAGCCTTTGCAGAAGTTCAAATGCAAATTAAG GGTAATCAGTGTATGCTGTCTTCAGTCATGGTGGATGGGAGTGAACAACTTTCCCACTTGACAGGAAAATGGACATCTCTAATTGACCTGATCATTGCTTTGAAAAAGGCTGGTGTGAACATTTTCCCATCAGACTACTCTTACAAGTACGTCTGCGTGAACAAGAAG GTGAGCGAACACCTTAAAACAGATGCTGTTAAAGATGAAGACTGGTCCCTTTACATGTTTAATGGTCAGCGAGCACAAAGGCTCAGAATCAGTGAAACTAGTGAAGCCTTCTCAGAAGATCTAGCGGAAAATACTGAATTTCATTCTACTCTCTACCATCTGATCAAAGATTTTGCCAGTGAAGAAGCAATTGAAAAAGTAAAGAAAGCCAGTTGCCTATTTATTGATGCTATATCTCAGCTACTCATCGCTACTAGAGTGTTAACATACTCTTAA
- the CFAP94 gene encoding protein CASC1 isoform X2 gives MSGGSGGKKKLSKAERLRLQKEEEERRLIEEEEARLRAEQEEAERLEKERIVREERERLEAKDQERRGTELAELHSLEENFLSARQWKADYRAHAKWEHYMQCDGSPDPAVPQEINTFMSLWQENKNEDIEFVIKKGNQVLNLIEKLNFLLLDTPPNELIEKVIIQYQESILELQSLLHQKYNEATEHLLKKASTFADSDSGNMDVVIKDKNITFCIWGNLKKNPRFKNHMFCDAENGFDLPKTVATSDVAVRILHTHYDHISPLQLIPKLHLKVQAPESKPELTVLYDMKEEKEEEQKSGEDSSLVIEKESDGRKSAISFKDITKIDPGENEKLEEESDKKLENVSTISGVQVAPLQVATDEKEEEIIGENIVDLHQFTPVGGVYLIDALKLPPQAKQIKGWTMVELLDIGLETYPYPPESEETEDATYPRIGVILRLLDSVIFFEEPMVARWDSAGKQWRTDGISDIKYKMKEKQISFEMDAFYTITLIQDAHLNMPYQSWELRPNGTDELLFTVVTAFAEVQMQIKGNQCMLSSVMVDGSEQLSHLTGKWTSLIDLIIALKKAGVNIFPSDYSYKYVCVNKKTPLAEFTTYQQMALVASAFAFSWSKWNLASGQDQVVFKVSEHLKTDAVKDEDWSLYMFNGQRAQRLRISETSEAFSEDLAENTEFHSTLYHLIKDFASEEAIEKVKKASCLFIDAISQLLIATRVLTYS, from the exons AGGAAGCCCGTTTACGAGCTGAACAAGAAGAAGCAGAAAGACTTGAAAAGGAGAGAATTGTGCgagaggagagggaaagactTGAAGCAAAA GATCAAGAGCGGAGAGGGACTGAACTTGCAGAACTCCATTCATTAGAAGAGAACTTTTTGTCAGCAAGGCAGTGGAAAGCAGATTATAGAGCACATGCTAAG tgGGAGCATTACATGCAATGTGATGGGAGTCCTGACCCAGCTGTGCCCCAAGAAATTAACACTTTCATGAGCTTGtggcaagaaaataaaaatgaggatATTGAGTTTGTGATCAAGAAAGGAAACCAAGTGCTAAAT TTAATCGAGAAGTTGAATTTTCTGTTATTGGACACACCGCCAAATGAGCTAATAGAAAAGGTCATCATTCAGTACCAGGAGTCAATTCTGGAATTGCAGAGTCTTCTTCATCAGAAATACAACGAAGCAACAGAGCACCTACTTAAA AAGGCTAGTACTTTCGCAGATTCTGACAGTGGAAATATGGATGTGGTCATAAAAGATAAAAATATCActttctgtatttggggaaaccTCAAGAAGAATCCAAG atttaaaaatcaTATGTTTTGTGATGCAGAAAATGGATTTGATCTTCCAAAGACAGTGGCCACAAGTGATGTTGCTGTCCGCATCTTGCACACTCATTATGATCATATTTCCCCACTACAACTCATTCCCAAACTGCATTTAAAGGTGCAAGCCCCAGAAAGCAAACCAGAATTAACTGTGCTTTATgatatgaaagaagaaaaagaagaggaacAAAAGAGTGGGGAAGACAGCAGCCTGGTAATTGAAAAGGAATCTGATGGAAGAAAG agtgCCATCTCTTTCAAAGACATTACTAAAATCGATCCTGGTGAAAATGAGAAGCTAGAAGAGGAATCTGATAAGAAATTAGAAAATGTTAGCACCATTTCAGGAG TTCAGGTTGCACCACTGCAGGTGGCCACTGATGAAAAAGAAGAAGAGATAATTGGCGAAAATATAGTTGATTTGCACCAGTTCACACCAGTGGGTGGAGTGTACCTTATTGATGCACTGAAGCTCCCACCTCAAGCCAAACAAATCAAAGGCTGGACCATGGTGGAA TTACTCGATATAGGATTGGAGACATATCCGTATCCTCCAGAATCAGAAGAAACTGAAGATGCCACATATCCACGTATAGGGGTGATTCTTAGACTTCTTGACAGTGTGATATTTTTTGAGGAACCTATGGTTGCCAGATGGGATTCTGCAG GCAAACAATGGAGAACTGATGGTATCAGTGACATAAAgtacaaaatgaaagagaaacaaaTCTCTTTTGAGATGGATGCTTTTTATACAATCACACTGATTCAGGATGCTCACCTCAATATGCCATACCAGTCATGGGAACTGAGACCTAATGGCACAGATGAATTACTTTTCACGGTTGTTACAGCCTTTGCAGAAGTTCAAATGCAAATTAAG GGTAATCAGTGTATGCTGTCTTCAGTCATGGTGGATGGGAGTGAACAACTTTCCCACTTGACAGGAAAATGGACATCTCTAATTGACCTGATCATTGCTTTGAAAAAGGCTGGTGTGAACATTTTCCCATCAGACTACTCTTACAAGTACGTCTGCGTGAACAAGAAG ACTCCACTAGCAGAATTCACAACTTATCAACAGATGGCGCTGGTTGCATCTGCTTTTGCTTTCAGTTGGAGCAAGTGGAATCTGGCATCTGGTCAAGATCAAGTAGTTTTTAAG GTGAGCGAACACCTTAAAACAGATGCTGTTAAAGATGAAGACTGGTCCCTTTACATGTTTAATGGTCAGCGAGCACAAAGGCTCAGAATCAGTGAAACTAGTGAAGCCTTCTCAGAAGATCTAGCGGAAAATACTGAATTTCATTCTACTCTCTACCATCTGATCAAAGATTTTGCCAGTGAAGAAGCAATTGAAAAAGTAAAGAAAGCCAGTTGCCTATTTATTGATGCTATATCTCAGCTACTCATCGCTACTAGAGTGTTAACATACTCTTAA
- the CFAP94 gene encoding protein CASC1 isoform X4: protein MKTLAIPLQNDQERRGTELAELHSLEENFLSARQWKADYRAHAKWEHYMQCDGSPDPAVPQEINTFMSLWQENKNEDIEFVIKKGNQVLNLIEKLNFLLLDTPPNELIEKVIIQYQESILELQSLLHQKYNEATEHLLKKASTFADSDSGNMDVVIKDKNITFCIWGNLKKNPRFKNHMFCDAENGFDLPKTVATSDVAVRILHTHYDHISPLQLIPKLHLKVQAPESKPELTVLYDMKEEKEEEQKSGEDSSLVIEKESDGRKSAISFKDITKIDPGENEKLEEESDKKLENVSTISGVQVAPLQVATDEKEEEIIGENIVDLHQFTPVGGVYLIDALKLPPQAKQIKGWTMVELLDIGLETYPYPPESEETEDATYPRIGVILRLLDSVIFFEEPMVARWDSAGKQWRTDGISDIKYKMKEKQISFEMDAFYTITLIQDAHLNMPYQSWELRPNGTDELLFTVVTAFAEVQMQIKGNQCMLSSVMVDGSEQLSHLTGKWTSLIDLIIALKKAGVNIFPSDYSYKYVCVNKKTPLAEFTTYQQMALVASAFAFSWSKWNLASGQDQVVFKVSEHLKTDAVKDEDWSLYMFNGQRAQRLRISETSEAFSEDLAENTEFHSTLYHLIKDFASEEAIEKVKKASCLFIDAISQLLIATRVLTYS from the exons ATGAAAACTCTAGCCATACCACTGCAAAAT GATCAAGAGCGGAGAGGGACTGAACTTGCAGAACTCCATTCATTAGAAGAGAACTTTTTGTCAGCAAGGCAGTGGAAAGCAGATTATAGAGCACATGCTAAG tgGGAGCATTACATGCAATGTGATGGGAGTCCTGACCCAGCTGTGCCCCAAGAAATTAACACTTTCATGAGCTTGtggcaagaaaataaaaatgaggatATTGAGTTTGTGATCAAGAAAGGAAACCAAGTGCTAAAT TTAATCGAGAAGTTGAATTTTCTGTTATTGGACACACCGCCAAATGAGCTAATAGAAAAGGTCATCATTCAGTACCAGGAGTCAATTCTGGAATTGCAGAGTCTTCTTCATCAGAAATACAACGAAGCAACAGAGCACCTACTTAAA AAGGCTAGTACTTTCGCAGATTCTGACAGTGGAAATATGGATGTGGTCATAAAAGATAAAAATATCActttctgtatttggggaaaccTCAAGAAGAATCCAAG atttaaaaatcaTATGTTTTGTGATGCAGAAAATGGATTTGATCTTCCAAAGACAGTGGCCACAAGTGATGTTGCTGTCCGCATCTTGCACACTCATTATGATCATATTTCCCCACTACAACTCATTCCCAAACTGCATTTAAAGGTGCAAGCCCCAGAAAGCAAACCAGAATTAACTGTGCTTTATgatatgaaagaagaaaaagaagaggaacAAAAGAGTGGGGAAGACAGCAGCCTGGTAATTGAAAAGGAATCTGATGGAAGAAAG agtgCCATCTCTTTCAAAGACATTACTAAAATCGATCCTGGTGAAAATGAGAAGCTAGAAGAGGAATCTGATAAGAAATTAGAAAATGTTAGCACCATTTCAGGAG TTCAGGTTGCACCACTGCAGGTGGCCACTGATGAAAAAGAAGAAGAGATAATTGGCGAAAATATAGTTGATTTGCACCAGTTCACACCAGTGGGTGGAGTGTACCTTATTGATGCACTGAAGCTCCCACCTCAAGCCAAACAAATCAAAGGCTGGACCATGGTGGAA TTACTCGATATAGGATTGGAGACATATCCGTATCCTCCAGAATCAGAAGAAACTGAAGATGCCACATATCCACGTATAGGGGTGATTCTTAGACTTCTTGACAGTGTGATATTTTTTGAGGAACCTATGGTTGCCAGATGGGATTCTGCAG GCAAACAATGGAGAACTGATGGTATCAGTGACATAAAgtacaaaatgaaagagaaacaaaTCTCTTTTGAGATGGATGCTTTTTATACAATCACACTGATTCAGGATGCTCACCTCAATATGCCATACCAGTCATGGGAACTGAGACCTAATGGCACAGATGAATTACTTTTCACGGTTGTTACAGCCTTTGCAGAAGTTCAAATGCAAATTAAG GGTAATCAGTGTATGCTGTCTTCAGTCATGGTGGATGGGAGTGAACAACTTTCCCACTTGACAGGAAAATGGACATCTCTAATTGACCTGATCATTGCTTTGAAAAAGGCTGGTGTGAACATTTTCCCATCAGACTACTCTTACAAGTACGTCTGCGTGAACAAGAAG ACTCCACTAGCAGAATTCACAACTTATCAACAGATGGCGCTGGTTGCATCTGCTTTTGCTTTCAGTTGGAGCAAGTGGAATCTGGCATCTGGTCAAGATCAAGTAGTTTTTAAG GTGAGCGAACACCTTAAAACAGATGCTGTTAAAGATGAAGACTGGTCCCTTTACATGTTTAATGGTCAGCGAGCACAAAGGCTCAGAATCAGTGAAACTAGTGAAGCCTTCTCAGAAGATCTAGCGGAAAATACTGAATTTCATTCTACTCTCTACCATCTGATCAAAGATTTTGCCAGTGAAGAAGCAATTGAAAAAGTAAAGAAAGCCAGTTGCCTATTTATTGATGCTATATCTCAGCTACTCATCGCTACTAGAGTGTTAACATACTCTTAA
- the CFAP94 gene encoding protein CASC1 isoform X5 produces MQCDGSPDPAVPQEINTFMSLWQENKNEDIEFVIKKGNQVLNLIEKLNFLLLDTPPNELIEKVIIQYQESILELQSLLHQKYNEATEHLLKKASTFADSDSGNMDVVIKDKNITFCIWGNLKKNPRFKNHMFCDAENGFDLPKTVATSDVAVRILHTHYDHISPLQLIPKLHLKVQAPESKPELTVLYDMKEEKEEEQKSGEDSSLVIEKESDGRKSAISFKDITKIDPGENEKLEEESDKKLENVSTISGVQVAPLQVATDEKEEEIIGENIVDLHQFTPVGGVYLIDALKLPPQAKQIKGWTMVELLDIGLETYPYPPESEETEDATYPRIGVILRLLDSVIFFEEPMVARWDSAGKQWRTDGISDIKYKMKEKQISFEMDAFYTITLIQDAHLNMPYQSWELRPNGTDELLFTVVTAFAEVQMQIKGNQCMLSSVMVDGSEQLSHLTGKWTSLIDLIIALKKAGVNIFPSDYSYKYVCVNKKTPLAEFTTYQQMALVASAFAFSWSKWNLASGQDQVVFKVSEHLKTDAVKDEDWSLYMFNGQRAQRLRISETSEAFSEDLAENTEFHSTLYHLIKDFASEEAIEKVKKASCLFIDAISQLLIATRVLTYS; encoded by the exons ATGCAATGTGATGGGAGTCCTGACCCAGCTGTGCCCCAAGAAATTAACACTTTCATGAGCTTGtggcaagaaaataaaaatgaggatATTGAGTTTGTGATCAAGAAAGGAAACCAAGTGCTAAAT TTAATCGAGAAGTTGAATTTTCTGTTATTGGACACACCGCCAAATGAGCTAATAGAAAAGGTCATCATTCAGTACCAGGAGTCAATTCTGGAATTGCAGAGTCTTCTTCATCAGAAATACAACGAAGCAACAGAGCACCTACTTAAA AAGGCTAGTACTTTCGCAGATTCTGACAGTGGAAATATGGATGTGGTCATAAAAGATAAAAATATCActttctgtatttggggaaaccTCAAGAAGAATCCAAG atttaaaaatcaTATGTTTTGTGATGCAGAAAATGGATTTGATCTTCCAAAGACAGTGGCCACAAGTGATGTTGCTGTCCGCATCTTGCACACTCATTATGATCATATTTCCCCACTACAACTCATTCCCAAACTGCATTTAAAGGTGCAAGCCCCAGAAAGCAAACCAGAATTAACTGTGCTTTATgatatgaaagaagaaaaagaagaggaacAAAAGAGTGGGGAAGACAGCAGCCTGGTAATTGAAAAGGAATCTGATGGAAGAAAG agtgCCATCTCTTTCAAAGACATTACTAAAATCGATCCTGGTGAAAATGAGAAGCTAGAAGAGGAATCTGATAAGAAATTAGAAAATGTTAGCACCATTTCAGGAG TTCAGGTTGCACCACTGCAGGTGGCCACTGATGAAAAAGAAGAAGAGATAATTGGCGAAAATATAGTTGATTTGCACCAGTTCACACCAGTGGGTGGAGTGTACCTTATTGATGCACTGAAGCTCCCACCTCAAGCCAAACAAATCAAAGGCTGGACCATGGTGGAA TTACTCGATATAGGATTGGAGACATATCCGTATCCTCCAGAATCAGAAGAAACTGAAGATGCCACATATCCACGTATAGGGGTGATTCTTAGACTTCTTGACAGTGTGATATTTTTTGAGGAACCTATGGTTGCCAGATGGGATTCTGCAG GCAAACAATGGAGAACTGATGGTATCAGTGACATAAAgtacaaaatgaaagagaaacaaaTCTCTTTTGAGATGGATGCTTTTTATACAATCACACTGATTCAGGATGCTCACCTCAATATGCCATACCAGTCATGGGAACTGAGACCTAATGGCACAGATGAATTACTTTTCACGGTTGTTACAGCCTTTGCAGAAGTTCAAATGCAAATTAAG GGTAATCAGTGTATGCTGTCTTCAGTCATGGTGGATGGGAGTGAACAACTTTCCCACTTGACAGGAAAATGGACATCTCTAATTGACCTGATCATTGCTTTGAAAAAGGCTGGTGTGAACATTTTCCCATCAGACTACTCTTACAAGTACGTCTGCGTGAACAAGAAG ACTCCACTAGCAGAATTCACAACTTATCAACAGATGGCGCTGGTTGCATCTGCTTTTGCTTTCAGTTGGAGCAAGTGGAATCTGGCATCTGGTCAAGATCAAGTAGTTTTTAAG GTGAGCGAACACCTTAAAACAGATGCTGTTAAAGATGAAGACTGGTCCCTTTACATGTTTAATGGTCAGCGAGCACAAAGGCTCAGAATCAGTGAAACTAGTGAAGCCTTCTCAGAAGATCTAGCGGAAAATACTGAATTTCATTCTACTCTCTACCATCTGATCAAAGATTTTGCCAGTGAAGAAGCAATTGAAAAAGTAAAGAAAGCCAGTTGCCTATTTATTGATGCTATATCTCAGCTACTCATCGCTACTAGAGTGTTAACATACTCTTAA